The Dermacentor silvarum isolate Dsil-2018 chromosome 11, BIME_Dsil_1.4, whole genome shotgun sequence region ttgagtgggacgagcggctggggcggcgcatactttgcagtgaggcgcccgacgtggaaaatacTGTGGCGCCGTTGCGacagaagtggattgggccgcatcaaggtcgcgccgtcggaaactgctggcgatactgctcggcagggtcattcgtactactttgcgcgctggtatttgcgttcataccgctcaaattgtgttcataattgcatatggcatgtatttatgccttaagaataaattcctttcattcttttctttattttatttttttaatgctgctgggtggtctttttcggtctcgggccgggctcgggcctaaggtctggcgggccgggcggggctggcgggccgggccgggcgggtaacgtagattatttcagggcccgggccgggcccgggtcaagcttttgatcgggctcgggtgggcagcccaacgtaaaaacgggcccggggcgggcccgggctgaaaaaatcggcccgtgcagtactctactgctaccctctcattaatgctgtagaatttatcAATGTTGCCCGTTATGTCCTTaaggactagaaatcctactccgaattctctcccatctggaagacctctgtagcagaggacgtggccgttagtccgcactgtataagcctcaacaattctaacctcactaaggccaataatatcccaggcaatacctgataattcttcaaatagccctgctaagctagcctcactcgatagggtgcgcgtgttgaacgttgccagtaGGGCGCCTCGATGTCAGTGCCGCTTTACAgggtggggacagcctttgaaccgccccgcgccgccgctctggcttttcggcgccatgttggttctttcgcgccggctgtcgagctgaacggacgcgcgctccatttgcattctttgtggcgttgtgatgcgagagctcgtgttttgtgtagtcccttgtgatgttcgtgcttgttaacgaaacatgacgggctgctttgtcgctctgtgcactggatcgaccgcaaaagagccgcgggtattttgttacccccgcgacgttgaacgaaggaagaaaagggcagcgcaagtaaaacgtgacagctgggtACCGACGGACACAACGAAGATGTGCGAGTGAACATCAGAATTTTGTTAAGGataatgtccctttgtaatccttttcattttcacaCAGAAGTTGCTTGTATATGTTGGCATGTCTTTTCTAGTGATTATAAGGCTGCAGTATGGTGTGATCGCCGTGTCTGACTTGTTGCGacggcgtaggtttattctagacgcttgtgaattgacctttttttttttttgtagctagaagtattggggtacttgtaaactcgtttcctggatacgcgatcaatgacagtacctacctggttgattttttctcagcaaaaattaaacaagcacaaagcatcactcagtcggaagagtgatgctttgtgcttgttGACCGAAGAGTGATAAGAGAAGCGGCTTCATTCTCGACTtagaggaagtttcttctcttggggaagatgtgctcgcccacttggcaggcttttGTTAAAGCTgattatccgcactgtggaacactgctctgtgtgcatgtgcatgctagtggctgaagaacctggacaggaacaccaccttgctcaactaaatgaatatgtccaaggcggcaaattttaatttatgcaagcagacaaattctggactttgttttttaatgtgagggtgttcctaagtcttttgctgaagctcaagatctgagctgtctgagaaacaccattgaaagcactgaaggaaattattggaaagaatgtaaccttgccagaaaacccatgtGATTGGAAAACTTTGTGAGCAATTTGTGTCCACACATCTCCGCATCTATCTGCGAtggcttaacactcctgaaaaggcagctgagtgttatgctagcaagactgtagcaggtACGAGCGTGCAGTAGGGTAACCACATTTTGACCAGATAACCTCTCTGAGAGCTTATAAAGTGGATTAAGTGgtgcttacttttgtaaataaattgtgtttgagtgttcaaaactgttctcaatgcatttttcttcttcagcaggcagctgaactgctgcaggcctactcacgcgacgtctcctaatttttctcccagtttcataaatatgacgggaaaaccctaagaagcaagattactattaaaagagcttcaaacttaacacttcatcaagtgtacaattccagtaatatttgtggatcgtttaccagtgaaattagtaaataaaaagggggtaacctcgcaaacaaatcgtgctaccttcaggttgcgatacacgcgagaagtgtcggacaacctcttttgaaacgagcactGTACGCAAGCAAACTGTTAATCAGAtggtaaagcagaaaatctgcattGAAATCACGTCGGTATCGCCCTTAGCACGTCcgccgccctttctttctgcccaatggttaatctgcagccgccacacgcccagcgcctccgtattggaaataaccaagatggcgccgaaaagcgtgggtgtcccaaccctgaaagcggcgctgggcatcgaggcaccctagttgccaggttcagtttccattggcggcctgtccggacccagagattctttgcaccctctgccgcgtcgcaggtctgaccgccgcctttgtcaggtgctccgcagccgctggggactgagggccatgggttaattgtaggagtcattatTACCGCGAGGCGGAAAATGCTCGCCGTCGACGTGGACCCAATCCCGCCAACCTGGATCACTTCTCGGACGCAACGGCTAGGTTTGAAAGGGAGTTTGTGTTGAACCAATTTGGCGTTGCTTGCGTCTTTATTATTTATATCAGTATAGTTTATGACCATATagtatacagctccgctggtcatccaccttcacaaagtggaatggcactgaatttttttagATGGGCCTCAGGCACGCGGGAAGGTATATATCAAGTATTGAATGTAGCGACTCATCAGCAAGGAGCAGTATTAGACAAGAAGCTAGGAGTTTAAGCAAATACTCACAAGTGATAAGTATAGAAACCGTAACATTTGTTACATAAGCATGCAAGGTGGTCGGAAGCAGAATAAATGGCTGGTAATTCAAACGCAGCTCTATGACGGAGttattagcgtgtacgccttgactgAAACGCATCTACGaaatttggagcagccgcctgttggGTTATTTTCTGTTTATTTAATTAACACAATTCGAGTATTTCACTCGTGAGCCATTTGTGATCAGGGCCTATTTTCACACTCCTCATTGATCGTTCACATATGTCTCCCATACTTTCTATAAACTTGTACAAGCGTAGATGGTCAAAATCCAAAAGCTCGTTCCAGTTCATATTTTTAACTAGTTCGTCAGCATGTGTGTCGTCAATAATTTTCCTAGTGAGTGGGCTTCGGTTATTGTCATCCGCCATGACCACTGGTTCCACGAAATGAAGATAAGCTAATTTCTGTTTAATTGCACCAGATGTGTAATACTGCTTCGGCGAACCCACAACAATATGATTTACGCATGACTTCGTATATCCTTTGAGCCCAAGTGCGCTTCTCTAGTGTACTCTTCAACTGCGTTACACGAGCCATATTCATAAACTACAGGTAGCCAGTTACCACTGTCTTCGATAGATCCATTATGTCAGCAGCTATACAGACGAAGTCTGTATAGCTGTTGACATAAGTCCAATACAATAGTCCAATACAGACGAAGTCTTTTTCATTCAAGTTCTTCAAGTTCAAAAGTAGTTGAAGTTCATTTATAAACTGTTTTATATTTAGGTTTCGTGACCTGTAAATTGCACATAAAGTAAATGACACATTTATTTTGATAACTGACACAATAATAAGTTTTGCGTTGTCAAAGTTCACATCAATGCGCTGTGTACACCCCCTCCTCTCCTAGTTTCACAGCACAGCGCGTATCAAGACTAACAGTCGATATTGTACACGTTTTGTCAATCTGTTTGAACACTGATATCAGTTAATACAATAACGTGGATGTCGATATTTTTTATCCCTAAGAAGGGCACACACCTGATCCCAATGTTTCCTCAAGCTTCGTATATTTACATGTATTATACTTATCTCTGGAATGAGATAAGTATAAATGGTGTATTTAAATGACTATTCCATTCACAAAATGATTCAAACGAGCCCATTTATGCTATTTTGTCCAACTCATCGGCCGTAGCCACTAATTACTGACCCGCCTTTACGTTTCGTAACCCAAATCCTGTGGTTACGCATCAGTTCATCGCCTTGCTGTCTTCTTGTTTTTTGTCCCGTTTTTAGCCATGTTTGTTACCAAAACATGTGACAACTAGCTCACCTAGTTACGTTATGGTATCGTCTGTCGAATACGACTGCTGCATAGTATAGCCATTATAAATCTTGTCACCGATCAACAAACGACGAAATTGACGCTTCGGTGCCCGTACGGGAACCCTATTCACAAAACACAAATGAAACAGCATGTCCGCGACAGGCGCATGTCCCGTTCTTTATGGCATTTGTTAGTGTGTGTGGAATTCATGTGGTTTATTCACGGGCGCAAAATGACCACAATCAGTAGTCGTTTTCGCAGCAATCGCTTGTGATAGAAAGATGCCGCAGGTTTTCTTGAAACAGGGAGCCTAAGTGAACAGCGCAAATGATCTCGTAGATGTCCTGAGGAAGGAGGTCCTGCCTTGGGCCGACTCACGCTTCGGAAACCCTCAGTGGACGTAGCAGTACGATTCGCTCCGGCTCACAAGGCGAAGGTGGTGCAGCAATGGTGCACGAAAAACTTCCTCGCTTTAAGTCTACCGCTTCAGAATGGCCCCCAAAAAGCCCCGCATCTAAACCCGCTTGACTATTCAGTCAGGTCTTTTTAAAAAGCGCTGTCTTCTCTACTCATCATCGCAATTTGGCTGCAATTCGTCGGGCAAAAGCATGGATTGAATTAGACGCAGACTACATCCGTGCCGCCATCAATGCATTTCCGAAGCGGCTCAAGGCTTGCATGCGCGCAAAATGGGGACTTTTCGAAATGTAGATTTGGATTTGTTTATGTAGAACGTAACGGATTAAGTTAATATAAAAGGGATTTCGTTACAGTGCATGCATCGCAAAATATATTTATGAGCTTTTATTTGAAAGAGAAAATCGTATAGCGAAGCTGGCACATCTGTTAAGTTTCTGATTATTGCTATAATACCTACCACTCTTTAAGTTGCGGCCCGCATCCTTTTGTGTTTTATAACGCAGCAGCCAAGCTTGACTCCAAAGTTCGCTAAGACTCATCCGTATAGGCTCGAATGTGTGCACTTCCATGTGCAccatctgtattttttttttcttcattaagcACGTGCTCCCGATCACGATCTAGGGAagctcgatgtcctcctcgccagGTGCGAATTGAGGCACCCTATCTTAGCGCCCCCTCTGTCCAACGTAACTTTGGCCACCTGTCAAGGGTATATTTCGTAGCACCATTTGAACGCAACTTGCACGCTGCCTGGCGTTCTTCTTCTGGCAGCCTTTATCGGGCTGATAATCATCGCCCGACATTCGAGTCTGTCGAGCCGCATGCTCGGCAGCGCGGACCTCGCAGCTTCGGCCCCGCTCACAAGGTGTCGTTGCTGACGCAGGCTGCCACCGCCTGGGCGACTACCTGGAGGCGATCAAGAAGGATTTCGCGCGCGCCTGCAACGTGTACAAGAACAACTGTGACGACAACAACCACGGCAAGAGCTGCTTGAAGTACGCCAACTACAGGCTCGTCGGCAAAGGTACACGCCCTCTTGCACCGCATACGAGGAGAAGGGATGAAAAGGAAAACTCGATGGCGATTTCTACTGGCATTCTCCTTTAAAACGGAGGCAAATAGTTACGTATATATATACTTGGTCCGTGTCGCAGTTCAGCATTTCGTTTATCTCTCACATTTTATTGTATTATCCACTTGTGGAATATCTTTCATGGTCATAGCCCACATCACTTGTCACTGTTTTAATGTCAATATATTTTAGGTCCCTTACAGCGAATGCTTCAAGGCCTCTATTCACCCATGTTACATTTGCAATTTGTCGTTTACCACTTTATGAACTGCTTCATACCATCTTTCTTGGCGCTCTAGTAGGCCATCGCTGGCCCTTGCGTCAATATATATCACCATCCTGTACATCTTTTtctggttgcctgaaataaaGTTGACCAGCCTACGCatcaaaatgcttcgcattatcaAGATCTGCATAATCAGCCCATCTTTGATTTTTTGCCCGCCCTCAGGCAGCACGATGGACAAAGCCGAGGCGCACCGCTACTACCGGCGGGGTTGCGAGGCGGGCTGCGGCAAGGCGTGCTTCGGCGTCGGTCTCGGTCTCACCTCGTCGAAGAGTGGCGTGACGCAGAACGTGACCGAGGGCCTGGCCTTCCTCTCCAGGGCGTGCGACATGGGCACGGCCGACGGCTGCTACTTCGCCAGCGGGCTGTACATCACCGGACGAGAGGAGCTGCCGCGCGACCTGCGCCGCGCCTTCCAGTTCGCCGTGCGCGCCTGCGAGCTGAAGAGCATGGAGGCCTGCTCCAACGTGGCCCTCATGTACGCCAGGGGCCACGGGGTCAAGAAGGACGACGCAGAGGCCGAGCGATACCGAGCCATCGTTGCTGACCACAACGAGCAGCTGAAGAGGCCCAGGGGCATCGAGATGGAGCAGGGCATCAGGGACTGACCGCGAATGAAGAGAGAGCGCTGCGTCTCGAAGCCCGTAGAGGAGTGTTCTACTGAAATCACTACAGTCGAACTCGcacatatcgaatctgaaggggataacaaaaaagttcgatatataggtaattcgatcgatgtataaaataaaaattttatgcaaaaaatttcgaggggggattactgctgttcgttatacacaataattcgttatatacgTGTTCGATATATGCGGGTTCGACTGTGTAGGAGACTCTGGCGCTGTTATCGTTCAGTCAGTGATGGATTTAGTAAATGTATTTGTCtggtcttcgtgcttgtggcttcgtACGTTCTTTCGGCTTTGTTCGCTGTGCTTTATCCGCCTTGATTGACCAAAATCTTGAAACAAGCCCATTTTATTAAACGCGGAACGCAATATGACTCGGCACACTTTCGAAATAACTGCGAATTGTGGAAATTGTattgcaatattttgttgaaagtgACTAGTCTTCAAAGTCGCAAAGCCCTTTGAAGTCATacggacgaagtttaggcaaatctgggcactgttacgtttggccgagttgggttccaagccgggagaagaagacgccgggagaaggaagaacgtacttttaatgcggcatgcttgccgaaagaaggtgtacaaaaagaagcgcccacggcgtgatccgcagtcctttataaaggaacgccgtgatcaaagggcgagggaaaacatatcaacgcacatgcgcgaaacagattatcgtctggaacagatgagccagacttgggcgccggctgataagcggtgcgcaaacgcaacaGCCCCTCCCCACGGAAGAGCACCAAGGGGGTGAAGAAGGCTTCACACGCACTGGTTTTTGCGAAAGGTTCGTCGAAGACTTCGATGTAACGGCACTTTCGGAGATTTTCACCAGTTCAGCCGGCTGCGCGCTTGATGGGCAGTTCCGAGGTGCACAGAAGCGCCAAAGTACTTGGCGACCGATGTTCAAGGATCCGGCGAAGTGACATCTGACCGTCCGAGGACAGATGACTCGGTGCTCGGTTTTCAAGTCGAAGGATGCGTCCTTTACGGACGCGCGCAGGGTCCGGTGGTCTCTCAGGCCGATGTGCGGAAATGTGGAGTGCATGGTGTGGCAGGAAACTGCAGGCGACGCCAAGGGCACGAATCCCGGGCGTAGGCGATACAGCAAGCACCACCGCAAACACCGCAAACAACTGCCGAGTGCGGCCTCATACGCAGAGTGTTTTGGAAACCTTCCAATTGGAACAAAATTGGCTGTCGAGGACTTGCGACAGTTACGGTTCTATGTGAATACTGATTCAAGGCTTTGATGCCACTAGGCCGACTGGCGCCGAGTGAGAGAAAGCCCTGCTGAGACCGTCtgcatttgcgtgcagcgatCCTTTCTGATGTTTAACCGTAAACGCGTACGGTTGCAAACTGAGGCTCCAACGCAACAACCTGCCATTTTTGTTGGACATCTGTTGAAGCCACGTGAGCGGACGATGATCTGTAATGAAAATGAATTCTGCTCCAGCCAAATAACAGGAAAGTTTTTCTACAGCCCAAACGAGGCACGCGCATTCCTTTTCTATGGTACTGTAAGCTTGTTCACGACCAGACAGCTTTCGGCTGGCATACAAAATGGGATGCTCATGCCCGTGCTCGTCTTCCTGACTCGAAACTACACCTACCCCTTTTTCGCTTGCAGCACACTGCACAAGAAAGGGTTTCGAGTGGTCTAGGCTCGCCAGGACGGGCTTTGCGGTGAGAGCTACCTTCAAAGAATTAAAGGCCGCTTGTTTTGCTTCGTCCCATTGCACACCTGTAGGAGCGTCTTTTTTCAGCGAGTCTGTAAGGTGGCTAGCAACCTGCGAGAAACACTTGATGTATAGTGTTGTTACCCTAAGAAAGTACGGAGCTCAGTTTTCGTTTTCGGCTGAGGGAATTCCTTGATTGGCAGAACCTTGAAATCAAGTGGACTTCGATGTCCTTGACCTAATCTGTGACCTAGGTAGCAGACGTCTGAGCGACCTAACTTGCACTTCTGGGCTTTTAAAGTTAGGGCCTCCTGCAAATGGTTCACGTGCTCCGGCCAAGTAGTTGAAAATACTGCGATGTCGTCGAGATACGGTAGTGCGAATGCCCCCGCTCCAGCTAGCACTAGATCCACGAGTCTCGAAAAGGCGAAGGGGGCATTTTTAAGACCGAAGGGAAGAACCAAAGGCCGGAAGGTGCCGAAAGGCGTCGCGAAGGCAGCCAATTCACTCGCTCGCTCTGTTAGCGGCACTTGCCAGCACCCCCGCAGTAAATCGAGCGTAGAGATAAACTTAGCTTTGCTCACCTTTTCAAGGCAGTCTTCTATGTGCGGAAAGGGATACACTTTGCTAACAATTACAGAGTTAAGCTTACAGTAATCGATACACGGCCGCGGTTCTTTACCGTTAGTTTCTACAATTATCATTGGGGACAAGAAGCTTCCTTCAACTCGTTCGGCCACTTTAAGGTCTAGCATCCGATCAATTGCCTCCCTCATCAATTTTTTCATGGTGCGGTGAACATCTGTAAGCTTTACATCGCCTGTTGTGCAACGTTGAGTTGGCCGCTTCTGGTGTAAGCTCAATATCATGAGTCGTCAGAGTGGTACGACCGGGTACCTTTGAAAACACGTGTCTGTGCTCAGCTATCAAATTTGTTAAATCTTCAAGCTGGCCTTCACTTAGAACAGCACTGTCTGCTGTCAAATTAAGGATTTCATCCACAGAAAAACAAGTCATGTCACGGGGAATGTCAGGAAGTTCAGCTTCTACTTCTTCAGGTTGATTTAACACCAAATTCACAACCGGCACACGCTCTACATAGGGCTTCATGAAGTTGCTGTGATAGATACGTACTTCTTTCCTACGACCTGGCAGTTTAACAACGTAAGTTGTGTCTGAAAGTGTGTGTTGTATCGTACCGGGGCCTTCCCAGTGTACCTCCAACTTGTTAGCTTTAGAAGTACGCAACATGAGCACCTTTTGCCCTTCGTGAAACTGGCGCACACTGCTGTTTTTgtcgtagctttttttttttttttttttttttttttttttttttttgcttttgtgtgaGCTTCAAGCATATTAGCTTCCACCAGAGCCTGCGTGTCGTACAGGCGCTGCAGTAGGTTGCAAACGTACTCGACCACAGTCGGATCGCTACCCTTCCCAGTTTTCACGAACTAGCCTAAGCGGGGAGTGCAGCGCCCTCCCGTACACGAGCTCCGCTGGGCTCAAAGataaagaaattcaacaagaggggacactcggcaaaaactggcaacaggaaacacgtcaccatacgtcacgctatacttttgacaccgaacgttagctgccgcgagcatcgaaaaaaaaaagaaagtgaacttaagttaacaggcattcatttatttttttaattctttgccgcaaaaactaaaacgttttgcgtataaattaacttaagctttgcgacttattttccttgccttacctagccacaggtcaatgacgcgccagatacatgcgtcatccgccagacactcccccgaagccagcgaggatggctgcgcgcgcgtttgagcgatcgcgcgcggcgacccgtctgtctcattctttttttcttttttaaatgtaacctggtttattgggctctcggcgtattcttgcgttccttctgcactgggacaagacatcactgcactattggaatacggcaaggtgagaaatcttgtttcacagtctacgacgcaattaggcttacggcacgggaccgagacttaaagggcaactccggcgattttttgaccatgtcgagctaataaaatatttaggttcccgagaccctcctgtgacgcacctgataggagaattctTCCGCAAAGtggaaaataattttaaataagcaaaaaagcgcaaaacgaaaccgaaacctgagcaagcagccgagcgaacctctgcgtgtgacgtcacgagtgtatccccggcggggaaggcgcgcaacgcatgccggtctcgcccgtggggtgaacgaaaccggcgaagagcagacgctcagcttattcgtgaccgcgccggaccttcgggtgacattgtatgtaagctgcaccacctattcggatctgttatgattcagaagaattcaatagccaggaatcgccgtcctccaccactagagccagcacccatgcgcaacatatcgcgctgcgacatgaagaccaagggtagccctaaccactgatatacg contains the following coding sequences:
- the LOC119432478 gene encoding cytochrome c oxidase assembly factor 7 homolog, whose translation is MSSSPGCHRLGDYLEAIKKDFARACNVYKNNCDDNNHGKSCLKYANYRLVGKGSTMDKAEAHRYYRRGCEAGCGKACFGVGLGLTSSKSGVTQNVTEGLAFLSRACDMGTADGCYFASGLYITGREELPRDLRRAFQFAVRACELKSMEACSNVALMYARGHGVKKDDAEAERYRAIVADHNEQLKRPRGIEMEQGIRD